A window of the Oscillospiraceae bacterium NTUH-002-81 genome harbors these coding sequences:
- a CDS encoding relaxase/mobilization nuclease domain-containing protein: MATFKHISSKNADYGAAEAYLTFEHDEFTMKATLDENGRLIPREDYRISSLNCGGEDFAVACMRANLRYEKNQKREDVKSHHYIISFDPRDGTDNGLTVDRAQELGEQFCKEHFPGHQALICTHPDGHNHSGNIHVHIVINSLRIYEVPLLPYMDRPADTLEGCKHRCTNAAMEYFKSEVMEMCHREGLYQIDLLNGSKERITEREYWAAKKGQLALDKENAAREAAGQPTKPTKFETDKAKLRRTIRQALSQAGSFDEFSSLLLREGVTVKESRGRLSYLTPDRTKPITARKLGDDFDKAAVLALLTQNAHRAAEQTKAIPEYPAAVKKPLQGEKAAKTTPADNTLQRMVDREAKRAEGKGVGYDRWAAKHNLKQMAATVTAYQQYGFSSPEELDEACSAAYAAMQESLAWLKQVEKTLNGKKELQRQVLAYSKTRPVRDGLKQQKNAKAKAAYRQKHESDFIIADAAARYFRENGISKLPSYKSLQAEIESLIKEKNSGYNDYRAKREEYRRLQTVKGNIDQILRRSEPQRRKEQSHER; this comes from the coding sequence TTGGCAACATTCAAACATATCAGCTCTAAAAACGCCGACTATGGCGCAGCGGAAGCCTATCTCACATTTGAGCATGACGAGTTTACCATGAAAGCCACCCTTGATGAAAACGGGCGGCTGATACCGAGGGAGGATTACCGCATTTCTTCCCTCAACTGCGGGGGCGAGGATTTCGCTGTTGCCTGTATGCGAGCCAATCTCCGCTATGAGAAAAACCAAAAACGGGAAGATGTGAAAAGCCACCACTATATCATCAGCTTTGACCCACGGGACGGGACAGACAACGGCTTGACCGTAGACCGGGCGCAGGAGCTGGGCGAGCAGTTCTGCAAGGAGCATTTCCCCGGACACCAAGCCCTAATCTGCACCCACCCGGACGGGCATAACCACAGCGGGAATATCCATGTGCATATCGTCATCAACTCCCTGCGGATTTACGAAGTCCCGCTTCTGCCCTACATGGACAGACCAGCCGACACGCTGGAGGGCTGCAAGCACCGCTGCACCAACGCCGCTATGGAATATTTCAAGAGCGAAGTCATGGAAATGTGCCACCGGGAGGGGCTTTACCAAATCGACCTCTTGAACGGCAGCAAGGAACGGATAACCGAACGGGAATACTGGGCGGCAAAGAAAGGGCAGCTTGCCCTTGACAAAGAGAACGCCGCCAGAGAAGCCGCCGGACAGCCGACCAAGCCCACCAAGTTTGAAACGGACAAGGCGAAGCTGCGCCGGACGATACGGCAGGCACTTTCCCAAGCTGGCAGCTTTGACGAGTTTTCTTCCCTTTTGCTGCGGGAGGGTGTGACCGTCAAGGAGAGCCGGGGGCGGCTTTCCTACCTCACGCCGGACAGGACAAAGCCTATCACAGCCCGAAAGCTGGGGGACGATTTTGACAAGGCTGCTGTCCTTGCCCTGCTCACGCAGAACGCCCACAGAGCTGCCGAACAGACCAAAGCCATACCCGAATACCCTGCCGCAGTTAAAAAGCCGTTACAAGGGGAAAAAGCTGCAAAAACCACCCCGGCAGACAACACCTTGCAGCGCATGGTTGACCGGGAAGCCAAGCGAGCCGAGGGCAAGGGCGTGGGCTATGACCGCTGGGCGGCAAAGCACAACCTAAAGCAAATGGCAGCTACCGTTACCGCCTATCAGCAGTACGGCTTTTCCTCCCCGGAGGAACTGGACGAAGCCTGTTCTGCCGCCTATGCCGCCATGCAGGAAAGCCTTGCGTGGTTGAAGCAGGTGGAAAAGACGCTGAACGGGAAAAAGGAGCTGCAACGGCAGGTGCTTGCCTATTCCAAGACCCGCCCTGTCCGGGACGGGCTGAAACAGCAGAAAAACGCCAAAGCAAAAGCAGCCTACCGTCAGAAGCATGAAAGTGACTTTATCATAGCAGACGCAGCCGCCCGCTATTTCAGGGAGAACGGCATTTCCAAGCTGCCGAGCTATAAATCCCTGCAAGCAGAGATTGAAAGCCTTATCAAAGAGAAAAACAGCGGCTACAACGATTACCGGGCAAAACGGGAGGAGTACCGCCGCTTGCAGACTGTCAAGGGCAATATCGACCAGATTTTACGCCGGAGCGAGCCGCAGCGCAGAAAGGAGCAGAGCCATGAACGGTAA
- a CDS encoding cysteine-rich VLP domain-containing protein encodes MNGNIPRMDYRQYRAARRLVHECCNYDSGNCLLLEDGEPCVCVQSISYSLLCRWFTAAVLPLDEALEAALLRRGSRKRCAVCGAFFFPKSNRGKYCPDCAGRMKRINAAKRKRKQREKCHALGHFKPA; translated from the coding sequence ATGAACGGTAATATCCCCCGCATGGACTACCGCCAGTACCGGGCAGCCCGCCGCCTTGTGCATGAGTGCTGCAACTATGACAGCGGGAACTGCCTGCTGTTGGAGGACGGCGAGCCTTGCGTGTGTGTACAGAGTATCAGCTATTCGCTGCTCTGCCGCTGGTTTACCGCCGCTGTCCTGCCCCTTGATGAAGCACTGGAAGCCGCCCTCTTGCGCCGGGGAAGCCGGAAACGCTGCGCTGTCTGCGGGGCGTTCTTCTTCCCAAAATCCAACCGGGGGAAATACTGCCCGGACTGCGCCGGACGCATGAAGCGGATAAACGCCGCCAAACGGAAGCGGAAACAAAGGGAGAAATGTCACGCTTTAGGGCATTTCAAACCCGCATAA
- a CDS encoding replication initiator protein A: MTAGTELPAYLPYPRFLLETDLSHTARELYALLLDRSTLSQKNGWQDSEGRTYIVYPIAEIAEMLDKGCTTIKGALNELDAAGLLERRRTGFSAANRLYVKVPPIPVVQFSDQLTDGKPPLIRAGNRPTDSRKTDLMTVGKPSPNQTNINNLIESQTKGASEGQPPAAYGRYKNVFLSDTELLELEQDFPGKWEYYLDRLSCHIASTGKQYQSHAATIYKWAQEDAAKEKPKKGIPDYSFKEGESL, from the coding sequence ATGACCGCAGGAACGGAGCTGCCCGCTTACCTGCCTTACCCCCGTTTCCTGCTGGAAACAGACCTATCCCACACCGCAAGAGAGTTATATGCGCTGCTGTTAGACCGTTCCACCCTTTCGCAGAAGAACGGCTGGCAGGACAGCGAGGGACGGACATACATTGTCTACCCCATAGCAGAGATAGCGGAAATGCTGGATAAAGGCTGCACCACCATAAAGGGCGCACTGAACGAACTGGACGCTGCCGGGCTGCTGGAACGCAGACGGACGGGCTTTTCTGCCGCCAACCGTCTGTATGTGAAAGTGCCGCCTATCCCAGTGGTACAGTTTTCCGACCAACTGACGGACGGAAAACCGCCCCTCATAAGGGCGGGAAACCGACCAACTGACAGCCGGAAAACTGACCTTATGACGGTCGGAAAACCGTCCCCTAACCAAACTAATATAAACAACCTAATAGAGAGCCAAACAAAAGGAGCGAGTGAGGGGCAGCCCCCCGCCGCTTATGGCAGATATAAAAATGTATTCCTTTCTGACACAGAACTTTTGGAGCTGGAACAGGACTTCCCCGGCAAGTGGGAGTATTACCTTGACCGCCTTTCCTGCCACATCGCTTCCACCGGGAAGCAGTACCAGAGCCATGCAGCCACCATTTACAAGTGGGCGCAGGAGGACGCTGCCAAAGAGAAGCCAAAGAAAGGCATACCGGACTATTCATTCAAGGAGGGAGAAAGCCTATGA